The region CCGTTGTAACCCATTTACTGAAGGTTGAGCACAAAACGTCGCAAATAGTGTTGTTGGATTTTCCCTCTCCCCCAATTGGGTGAAACTTGTTATGAAATTTCAGGAACAACAACTTTATCATCCGCCGTAGCCTATATTTTAGGAAGGTTGGGCACATAACCGTGGCAaaatagttatgattttttgaaaaatCAAATGGAGGTTGTCAAAAACTGCCTTGGTGATCGTCGTAAAATAAGTAAAATGGTTGTTCTAATTGAACCATCGCAACCTCAGTGTGCACAATGATTTTTTTTCTTATAATGAATGTTGTGATTCTATATTTCGACCTTAGTATTTTTACTCGCAAGGACAATGTCCCTCctaaagcacaacatgttttgTTGAGTTCCCTTTTTAGTAAAATTATTTTGGACATGGAGATAAATTTTGACATGACCCTAAGACAAAAAGTAATTTTTGGTTGTTTGCAAAGTAGCATGTGCTAAGGATTTTCTCTTTCCTATTCATATGGATGGATTAAACTAACATATATCACCGGTAGAGTACCATGTTATCCTTATACATCATCTTATGATTCCCTTATTTCCTATTGATGAAGTTTGCTTTATTTGTCACAAGTCATGCTTGGATATATTTCAAGAAAATACGATTCATTGTAGGGAGATTTCAGGCTTCAAATATTGATATGACTTTGTTAGAGATATCATAAATATATTTAGGCGCACGGGAATATATGTGAAGAAAAAGACTCTTATGAATTTCTCGAATGACCTACGGGAAGAGAGATTGACACTTCGCCTAACAAAATGTTTGGTGTAGGATGGGTAGGATTGAAACATGCATGTATGAATTTGATTAATGTTTCCCCATTGATGAGATTGAAGATTGGAGGTTTTACTTTGGGTCAGGCATAAAATGATCAAACGTGAGAAACCGTCTTTCGACAATCAAGATACTTTTTCATATCATTTGTCTGACATTTTTTGTTTCCTAGCACCAGAAACAATATATCGTTTACAAAGAGTCCAAAGAATATGCATATCGATGTTGTGCTTCTTAGAACAATAAATGtaatttaaaattaaaaagaTAGTAAGTTTTAGATAGCACCGAAGCTTATTGCGTATATATCTTGTATTTATGTATAATTTTTATTAcataataattaataaaaaacttttattaaaattaaaattagCAATACATTCTCCACCTTTTCAATAAGTTATAAATCTACCCTTTAAGGTAAAACATGAAGATAGAAGTTAAAAAAGAAagtgtaaattttttttttaaagaaatatGTGTAAAATCTCTATCTAAAAAAACCAGACCTGCTATTTCTAAATCTTCCGTAACACTTTCACTATAAAACTCTAGGGATAACATTGTTCTCCTCTATTTATTCACACCAACATACAATTCAAATTATTTCCTTGACTTTTCTTCCATATGCAAAATACATATTATAGTACATTCAAATTATTTATCAAATAGAATCCTACATATTATTGATCATCAAAAAGATGATACCATTGAACACAATAGAAACAACATCAACGGGACTATAGGAACCACATTTCTTGACGTATTGCCCTTATCTGCAAAAAAAAAGTCACAATGAATACCTATTGTAACACATTAAATTCATGAAAGATATACTAAAAACATATTTCATATGATAAATACCTTGAGCTTGAGGTGATGTATTGTTTTGTGCAAACGGAGGAGGAGCTGAGACTGGTGGCACCACTGATGGCGGTGGTGATGGCGACGGTGATGAAGATGGTGAATCTGATGTTGTTGTTTGATAAAAGTGTGAATTGGTTTCATATCTCAAATAACAACTAGGTCTAACAATTCTACCCCCAATCTTATTGTTACAACAAATTGGAATTTCTTTGATAGATTGAACCAAACAATCATCACAAGATGTTTTGGACAAATCAGGTGTGCATTGAACAAGACCATATAATGTTTCATTATTATTCGGACCAATCTTGTCACTTCCAACAGCATATTTAAGGTTACTGTCCCCTGATGAAGCTTTGTTTCTTAAACCATCCAACAGTTTCTTCACCTTTTCGTTAAACTCGTCTTCATTTGTTGAATTATTCAAATTCCATCCAAAGTAAGCAGGTCCAATTTCCATTAACCCAAAGATTGAACGGTTTGAGAAACGCAacatgcatttatcatcatcgTACCAAACAATTGCCTCTTTTTGGTTTTCACAATTTTGGGTTAGAAGATTACTTGAATTTTTGAGACAGCTAAGACAATCGGTTTGGTTTTTAACATCGCCTCTGCAGAGACCGATAGCATTTACTTTGTTTGTGTTTTGGCCGTTTGAGAAATTGTAGAAACCGTAGTTGATTTGTGTGTTGGAAGTGAGAGTGGATAAAAGGGTTTTGAGGTTTGTGTGGTAAGTGCTGTTGTTTGTGTAGTTACCGTTGTGGTTATCACAAAAAGATTGGAATGATTTAGCTATGGTGAGTTGAGATGTGAAagtgaaaatgaaaatgagaagGAGAAGGAGAGAAGAAAGAAATGAAGACATTGTATAAGAGATAAGATGGATGAATATTGAAGCTTTGGAAGTGGATGAGCTTTTATTGATAGACTTTGGGCATTTATAACTTACTAGCTCAAATTTCAATATTTAATAATGAATGGGACATATATGCTTcacataaaaaaaaatagaacGAATTATAGTAAACAgattaattaaattttttaattttttcagaactgaatcaaattaaaacaattaatctaactcttttgttttatttttagAATTGACCCAAATCAGATTTGATATACCAATTTGAAAttgatttatttaaaaaatagttttttttttttaaattgaacTATTTGTTAAGTATCAAAATcttattttttttcaattttttatttaaaattttaattttaattttaattattttatattttattttcgattcaatttaatttatttaccatttattttaattctaaacTTGTTTGTAAAACATTGTATATTTATCTTAATTTTATTTTGGTTCGATGGGTTTTTTACCATCCTGGTCCTAATTGTATGTTAAAGTTGCACTCttaaaatcttttttttttttcaaaataagTATCTTTCTCAACTTAATTTTTAAACTAATCATTTTTTTAATATATACTCCCTCTATCCCATATAATATAATCTCATATAAATGATTcatttaaaataaaatagtatttcaaaataaataatttatttagTTTTTAATGTATTTTTTCCAATTTTATTCTATAATTAATATTATATTCGTCGCTCCCGATAATGATAATTTAGTAAAAAATATCATtctcatattttatttattctttttttagTTTATATGAAATAATTATTATAGAACGAATGGAGTActaaattattaatattttaagtaaataaaaaattcaaaataaaagACATGCATAAAATCAATTGATGTATATATATGTAcattatataaataaaaaatttaaaataaaagaCATGCATCAAATCAATTGATGTCTATATATGtacattatatatatatatatatatatatatatatatatatatatatatatatatatatatatatatatatatatatatatatatatatatattcaattGATTTGATGTTTAACTATAATTTTGGAAGCATGTATTAATTGATTTggcattttttttaaatatgaatAGTTTAATATATGGTTGAAAAAGATGAATATTTTGAAATTTATTGGAAATTTTTTCAGAATAATTAACCATTTAATTCTTTTATCCCGTATTGTTTATTTCTGTTACATTCTATTTACACCATTAGTTTTAAAATTATGTTCTATCATTTTAGGACTGTTTGCATTACAATTTGTATTCCACAATTTAAAAATGAGGGAAATTTCTTAAAAGTTTTGTATTTGTGTGGGGTTCTAAATTTTTTAATAGCTAGGAAAAAAACTTAGCGTATTTGACCCGTTCGTTGACCAAGACCTACACGAGCATGTACATTATAGGACCACTCATAGTGACATGTGACATGGTTCTTTCACTGTCCTGGAAGAAAGGTCTTCATTGACTGACTTTGTCAACAAAATATGGAATTACTTCATACGCTAAAATAATTCGgtactatatatatatatatatatatatatatatatatatatatatatatatatatatatatatatatatttgtaaataaAGAAAATGGGTGGTGCACTCTTTTTCTTTGAGTTAAATcaattttaaaaatttaaatgATTTATATGACATGATTGAGGGTCCGTTTGTTTTAcctttttttaaaaataatttttatagtgttacatattttagtgtaaaaaaatttataaacttttttttacaaaagtttcaaatgaaaatttggtttgaatagttattcttaaaatgttattttatgtattttatcattttatggaaactttttttggatatcaaatttttaaaaaatcacttaattttgaaaCTATTTCAAATAGgttttcataaaaatcatttttaagatacGATTTTTTGAAGAAAgtgtgattttgactatgttttgatattcaataatgtatatttatgttataaaatgaacaattcaatcttttaatttgtaaaaaataaatttaaaaaaaattataa is a window of Lathyrus oleraceus cultivar Zhongwan6 chromosome 6, CAAS_Psat_ZW6_1.0, whole genome shotgun sequence DNA encoding:
- the LOC127091253 gene encoding cysteine-rich repeat secretory protein 38, encoding MSSFLSSLLLLLIFIFTFTSQLTIAKSFQSFCDNHNGNYTNNSTYHTNLKTLLSTLTSNTQINYGFYNFSNGQNTNKVNAIGLCRGDVKNQTDCLSCLKNSSNLLTQNCENQKEAIVWYDDDKCMLRFSNRSIFGLMEIGPAYFGWNLNNSTNEDEFNEKVKKLLDGLRNKASSGDSNLKYAVGSDKIGPNNNETLYGLVQCTPDLSKTSCDDCLVQSIKEIPICCNNKIGGRIVRPSCYLRYETNSHFYQTTTSDSPSSSPSPSPPPSVVPPVSAPPPFAQNNTSPQAQDKGNTSRNVVPIVPLMLFLLCSMVSSF